A genomic region of Fluviispira vulneris contains the following coding sequences:
- a CDS encoding helix-turn-helix domain-containing protein, with amino-acid sequence MNITQVASPNDKNALGVTYETANIVGSRLKQARESRRLSHSQVSARVKIRDRYIEAIEAGDWDVLPPGLNGRGLIRLYARELSVHIPEFESFQHLQTVRVERQSESLMSSSTKKSKYHPAAEESAEVIRSISRRDFQKVTGGDVPADFNSPAAASTDENSQAKSYNRPAYIPQRPHSNAIVTPNAFEVLGIEVEEKSNFQGHKTNYSSYAESAPLPRAEPVKRAMPENNYSVVKESAIEVKYTESEPIYHTRVENIQNDSQEFKVETEKKRGSVDLAPMRIVLGLAFFAIFGFITLFLSSKNSHQNKVTNLNAKSIENNVEVAEPIPSSVVEPNIQQNKDTHESTETAGQTQTVAAGGMSISSQKVSNSMIIEHTAKLNVTSKVNIIVESDGKQIYSGTHPVGVFEIPFKQKAEITISDASKASLTYEGWDHGPLGYVGRKRKIILNAQPYVE; translated from the coding sequence ATGAATATAACGCAAGTCGCATCTCCAAATGACAAGAATGCTCTTGGCGTTACTTACGAAACGGCAAATATTGTCGGAAGTCGATTGAAGCAAGCTCGTGAAAGTCGAAGGTTATCTCATTCCCAAGTTTCAGCACGGGTAAAAATCAGAGATAGGTACATTGAAGCCATTGAAGCTGGTGATTGGGATGTATTGCCACCTGGATTAAATGGTAGAGGATTGATACGTCTTTATGCGAGAGAACTTTCAGTCCACATTCCTGAATTTGAATCTTTTCAACATTTGCAAACAGTAAGAGTGGAAAGACAATCAGAAAGTTTAATGTCCTCTTCAACAAAAAAATCTAAATATCATCCAGCTGCGGAAGAATCTGCTGAAGTGATTCGCTCTATTTCAAGAAGAGACTTTCAAAAAGTAACTGGGGGTGATGTTCCTGCAGATTTTAATTCGCCTGCAGCTGCTTCAACAGATGAAAATTCTCAAGCTAAATCCTACAATCGACCAGCATATATTCCACAGCGTCCGCATTCAAATGCAATTGTCACCCCAAATGCTTTCGAAGTACTAGGAATTGAGGTTGAAGAAAAATCCAATTTCCAAGGACATAAAACAAATTATAGCAGTTATGCAGAATCCGCACCTCTGCCAAGAGCTGAACCTGTTAAACGAGCTATGCCAGAGAATAATTATTCGGTTGTAAAAGAAAGCGCAATTGAAGTAAAATATACTGAAAGTGAACCAATTTATCACACTAGAGTTGAAAATATTCAAAATGATAGTCAGGAGTTTAAAGTAGAAACTGAGAAAAAAAGAGGTTCTGTTGATTTAGCTCCAATGCGCATCGTTTTAGGCTTAGCTTTTTTTGCAATATTTGGCTTTATTACACTCTTTTTAAGTTCAAAAAATTCACATCAAAATAAAGTAACTAATTTAAATGCAAAATCTATAGAAAATAATGTAGAAGTAGCAGAGCCTATCCCTTCGAGTGTTGTTGAGCCAAATATTCAACAAAATAAAGACACGCATGAATCTACAGAGACTGCTGGGCAAACACAAACAGTGGCAGCAGGTGGGATGAGTATTTCATCACAAAAAGTTTCAAACTCAATGATTATTGAACACACGGCAAAACTGAATGTGACAAGTAAAGTAAATATCATTGTTGAATCTGATGGAAAGCAAATATATTCAGGAACCCATCCAGTTGGAGTTTTTGAAATTCCTTTTAAACAAAAAGCAGAAATCACGATAAGTGATGCTTCAAAAGCATCATTAACTTATGAAGGCTGGGATCATGGTCCTCTTGGTTATGTGGGTAGAAAAAGAAAGATTATTTTAAATGCCCAACCCTATGTTGAATAA
- a CDS encoding DUF1003 domain-containing protein, translating into MQLAKKKLKSFKEIRDKSGNSFYEFSTSWWALLFFISLVGGCVIWNTFMVPNLKFDPYPYNGLRTVLALLGAIQTPILLLYSRKSTDYRKSLLEQDYELEKKIFKKIEIIESEIKHDREMYLKEFKQITRLTRKMSSKKRKVKILDNNKIENKDLLKVEIQKNEILNNKKSEKIENGEKISA; encoded by the coding sequence ATGCAGTTGGCTAAGAAGAAATTAAAATCTTTCAAAGAAATTCGTGATAAATCCGGCAATAGCTTTTATGAGTTTTCAACCTCATGGTGGGCTTTGCTGTTTTTTATATCACTTGTGGGGGGTTGCGTTATTTGGAATACTTTTATGGTTCCAAATTTAAAATTCGATCCCTACCCCTATAACGGTTTGCGTACGGTATTGGCTTTATTAGGTGCTATCCAAACCCCTATACTTTTGCTCTACAGCCGCAAATCGACTGATTATAGAAAATCTTTGCTTGAACAAGACTACGAACTCGAAAAAAAGATTTTTAAGAAAATAGAAATCATTGAATCTGAAATTAAGCACGATAGAGAAATGTATTTAAAAGAATTCAAACAAATTACACGTCTTACACGAAAGATGTCTTCAAAAAAGAGAAAAGTTAAAATATTAGATAATAATAAAATAGAAAATAAAGATTTGCTTAAAGTAGAAATCCAAAAAAATGAAATATTAAATAATAAAAAATCAGAGAAAATAGAGAATGGGGAGAAAATATCTGCTTAA
- the leuS gene encoding leucine--tRNA ligase: MAYQHKQLEPRWQKYWKDKNIFKTNEDKSKPKYYALDMFPYPSASGLHVGHPLGYTATDITSRYYRMKGYNVLHPMGWDAFGLPAEQHAIDTGEHPAKLTYASIENFKKQLDSIGFSYDWSREVATCDPKFFHWTQWIFTKLFEKGLAYQAEVFVNWCPELKTVLANEEVIEGKSERGGHPVFRVPMKQWMLKITSYAERLLEDLDDLDWPESTKEIQRNWIGKSIGAKVKFAIENFESEKIEIFTTRPDTLFGATYMVLAPEHPLVNTITLEENKAHVAEYREFASRKSDLDRTELNKEKTGVFTGSYAINPVNNEKIPIWISDYVMMGYGTGAIMAVPAHDTRDHEFALKFNLKIIQVVAAQNNSFDIQKEAYTDDGEIINSQFLNGLNIEAAKEKIIQYLSEKNLGEKSITYKLRDWVFSRQRYWGEPIPIMKDSQGNVLRAFKESELPLTLPEVQSYEPTGDGKSPLSAITSWVQKKTKDGTLEFVETDTMPGSAGSSWYFLRYVDPFNSKQLADFEKLKYWMPVDLYIGGQEHAVGHLLYSRFWTKVLYDIGVCPVKEPYQKLVHQGMICKNGAKMSKSKGNGLSPDEVIEQYGADSLRVYEMFMGPLTQTKEWDDSNLAGVHRFLSRVERFYLSDDGKSLLNTEPATQQDYKILHKTIKKVTEDIENLSFNTAIAQMMIFLNSVAESQCKNKEILSKFLQILSPFAPHLSEELWYKCFVEEKISPDSSKYEFISLSEWPTYNPEFIIDNEIKIGVQVNGKHRGEITIPLNASQEIAVAAAMENSNVKATLEGKTLRKTIYVANRILNFVAT, translated from the coding sequence ATGGCGTACCAACATAAGCAACTTGAACCGCGCTGGCAAAAATACTGGAAAGATAAAAACATTTTCAAAACAAATGAAGATAAATCTAAACCAAAGTATTATGCTCTCGACATGTTCCCATATCCAAGCGCTTCAGGATTACACGTAGGGCACCCGCTTGGTTATACAGCGACAGATATCACATCACGCTACTACCGCATGAAAGGGTATAATGTTTTGCACCCCATGGGCTGGGATGCCTTTGGCTTACCAGCAGAGCAACATGCAATAGATACAGGGGAACACCCAGCAAAGTTAACATATGCGTCCATTGAGAACTTTAAAAAACAACTCGATAGTATTGGATTTTCTTATGACTGGAGCAGAGAAGTTGCTACCTGCGACCCAAAATTCTTTCATTGGACACAATGGATTTTCACTAAGTTATTCGAAAAAGGTTTAGCGTACCAAGCTGAAGTTTTCGTTAATTGGTGTCCAGAGCTAAAGACAGTGCTTGCAAATGAAGAAGTTATAGAAGGAAAAAGTGAGCGCGGTGGACATCCTGTCTTTCGCGTCCCCATGAAACAATGGATGCTTAAAATAACTTCCTATGCAGAGCGCCTTTTAGAAGATCTAGACGATCTCGATTGGCCAGAATCAACCAAAGAAATTCAAAGAAATTGGATAGGAAAATCCATTGGCGCAAAAGTAAAATTTGCTATTGAAAATTTCGAGTCAGAAAAAATTGAAATTTTTACAACTCGCCCAGATACTTTGTTTGGCGCAACTTATATGGTACTTGCACCTGAACATCCACTCGTAAATACCATTACTCTTGAAGAAAATAAAGCGCATGTCGCAGAATATCGTGAATTTGCTTCGCGTAAGAGTGATCTTGACAGAACAGAATTAAATAAAGAAAAAACAGGTGTATTCACAGGTTCATATGCAATAAATCCTGTAAATAATGAAAAAATTCCAATTTGGATCAGTGATTATGTCATGATGGGGTATGGCACTGGAGCAATTATGGCAGTTCCTGCTCACGACACACGAGATCATGAATTTGCTCTCAAATTTAACTTAAAAATCATTCAAGTTGTTGCTGCACAAAATAACTCTTTTGATATTCAAAAAGAAGCATATACAGATGATGGGGAAATCATAAATTCTCAATTCCTTAATGGTTTAAATATTGAAGCTGCAAAAGAAAAAATCATTCAATATTTATCAGAAAAAAATCTTGGGGAAAAAAGTATCACTTATAAATTAAGGGACTGGGTTTTCAGTCGGCAAAGATATTGGGGAGAACCTATTCCAATTATGAAAGATTCTCAAGGCAATGTCCTAAGAGCTTTCAAAGAGTCCGAACTCCCTTTAACTTTACCAGAAGTCCAAAGTTATGAACCCACAGGAGATGGCAAAAGTCCTTTATCTGCAATTACAAGTTGGGTGCAAAAGAAAACAAAAGATGGAACATTAGAATTTGTTGAGACAGACACAATGCCTGGCAGCGCTGGTAGCAGTTGGTATTTTTTAAGATATGTAGACCCATTCAACAGCAAGCAATTAGCAGATTTCGAAAAACTCAAATATTGGATGCCAGTTGACCTTTATATAGGCGGACAAGAACATGCGGTCGGACATTTGCTGTATTCAAGATTCTGGACAAAAGTTTTATATGATATTGGTGTTTGTCCAGTAAAAGAGCCTTACCAAAAATTGGTTCACCAAGGCATGATTTGCAAAAATGGGGCCAAAATGTCTAAATCTAAAGGCAACGGTTTAAGCCCTGACGAAGTGATCGAACAGTATGGGGCGGATTCACTTAGAGTCTACGAAATGTTTATGGGGCCACTCACCCAAACAAAAGAATGGGATGACAGCAACCTAGCGGGTGTGCATCGTTTCTTAAGTCGGGTAGAACGCTTTTATCTTTCAGATGATGGAAAGAGTTTATTAAATACAGAACCTGCTACTCAGCAAGATTACAAAATACTGCATAAAACGATCAAAAAAGTCACTGAAGATATTGAAAATTTAAGTTTCAATACAGCTATTGCACAAATGATGATCTTCTTAAATTCAGTTGCAGAATCACAATGCAAAAATAAAGAAATATTAAGTAAATTTTTACAAATTCTTTCACCATTTGCACCGCATTTATCTGAAGAACTTTGGTATAAATGTTTTGTAGAAGAAAAAATTTCACCGGATAGTAGCAAATATGAATTTATTTCATTGAGTGAATGGCCTACATATAACCCAGAGTTTATTATCGATAACGAAATAAAAATTGGCGTCCAAGTGAATGGCAAACATAGAGGTGAGATAACAATCCCGTTAAATGCAAGCCAAGAGATCGCTGTAGCAGCAGCCATGGAAAATAGTAATGTTAAAGCTACTCTCGAAGGAAAAACTTTAAGAAAAACTATATATGTTGCAAATAGAATATTGAACTTTGTGGCAACGTAA
- the ligA gene encoding NAD-dependent DNA ligase LigA: MSLKINAKNEIENLASQILYHKKLYYKGKSIISDAEYDALENRLTNLCADHPVLNLVGYPFEETNNKISHSIAMLSLAKTYSVEDLFDFICKNKCIALDKIDGMALSIEYDENGNFLRASTRGNGKYGEDVTEHVYHIKDINKKINLANNVGKIKIEIRGEVYFPLSEFPKFTERFDSFRNAVPGTLGRKDVEGALDVLRILKFCVYDIIAFDKNNNYISARDFSEIFSIEPDYYSKLKFLDKIGFYTSISHVKEIVNLNEIDKLKEFLNNLYSSRRDYQIDGIVFRLRDEIIWESLGNTAHHPRGSLAFKQAGDTAETEIQEIEVNVGRSGKISFRAKLTPVYLSGAKISYATLHNAEFIENGNYAVGAKVEIIRSGEVIPAILRLIEPAEKKFKLPTKCLCGFPLVRKGPDLFCLENPNCTYKDQESLVYYVSSLDIMGVSDKIVLKIREAGLVQEPADFYKLTVEDLLQIEGFAQKSSENVIAAIQGSRKIPLAKFLTALGLKRGGSVKCQEVAKKCKTLNNVLKLKVEDLLTEKGWAQKSAEDFIDSLVNKEKIIQNLLEFVTIINDNSGVLSEEQKNHPYFGKNICITGALSRPREEYKAMLEKAGAKLVSAVSSKTDFLVCNESSSSSKYKDALKHNVKILTESEFSAQL, encoded by the coding sequence GTGTCATTAAAAATAAATGCAAAAAATGAAATTGAAAATTTAGCATCACAAATTCTTTATCATAAAAAATTATATTATAAAGGAAAAAGTATAATAAGTGATGCTGAATATGATGCTCTTGAAAATAGATTAACAAATTTATGTGCAGATCATCCTGTTTTAAACCTAGTTGGTTATCCTTTTGAAGAGACTAATAATAAAATATCCCATTCCATAGCTATGCTTTCTTTAGCAAAAACATATTCTGTAGAAGACCTATTTGATTTTATATGCAAAAATAAATGTATTGCTTTGGATAAAATTGATGGAATGGCTTTATCAATTGAATATGATGAGAATGGAAATTTTTTGCGCGCATCTACACGTGGAAACGGAAAATATGGAGAAGATGTAACTGAACATGTTTATCATATAAAAGATATCAATAAAAAAATTAATTTAGCAAATAATGTAGGAAAAATAAAAATTGAAATTAGAGGGGAAGTTTATTTTCCACTTTCAGAGTTTCCTAAATTTACAGAAAGGTTTGATAGTTTTAGAAATGCTGTTCCAGGGACATTAGGGAGAAAAGATGTTGAAGGGGCGCTCGATGTTTTACGCATTTTAAAATTTTGTGTATATGATATTATTGCTTTTGATAAGAATAATAATTATATATCAGCACGTGATTTTAGCGAGATATTTTCCATTGAGCCAGATTATTATTCTAAATTAAAATTTCTGGATAAAATTGGCTTTTATACTTCTATATCACATGTTAAGGAAATTGTTAATTTAAATGAAATCGATAAATTAAAAGAATTTTTAAATAATTTGTATTCCTCAAGAAGGGATTATCAAATTGACGGTATTGTCTTCCGTTTAAGAGATGAAATTATCTGGGAATCACTCGGAAATACAGCTCATCACCCAAGAGGAAGTTTAGCATTTAAACAAGCCGGAGATACTGCAGAAACAGAAATACAAGAGATTGAAGTCAATGTTGGGCGAAGTGGAAAAATTTCTTTTCGTGCAAAGTTAACTCCTGTTTATTTATCTGGAGCTAAAATTTCTTACGCAACCTTACATAATGCTGAGTTCATTGAAAATGGTAACTATGCAGTCGGAGCAAAAGTTGAGATCATACGCAGTGGAGAAGTTATTCCTGCCATACTTCGTTTAATTGAGCCAGCAGAAAAGAAATTTAAACTTCCAACCAAATGTTTATGTGGTTTTCCTTTGGTGCGAAAAGGTCCAGATTTATTTTGTCTTGAAAATCCCAATTGCACTTACAAAGACCAAGAGAGTTTAGTTTATTATGTATCTTCATTAGATATAATGGGTGTTTCAGACAAAATTGTATTAAAAATTCGTGAAGCTGGTTTAGTCCAAGAACCCGCCGATTTTTATAAATTAACGGTAGAAGATCTTTTACAAATTGAGGGATTTGCACAAAAATCATCAGAAAATGTTATAGCAGCAATTCAAGGTTCTAGAAAAATTCCATTAGCAAAGTTTTTGACTGCGTTGGGTTTAAAAAGAGGAGGCTCTGTTAAATGCCAAGAAGTTGCAAAAAAATGTAAGACTTTAAATAATGTTTTAAAATTAAAGGTTGAGGATTTACTAACTGAAAAAGGTTGGGCACAAAAATCTGCGGAAGATTTTATAGATTCTCTTGTAAATAAAGAAAAGATAATTCAAAATTTATTAGAATTTGTTACAATTATCAATGATAACTCTGGTGTTCTAAGTGAGGAACAAAAAAATCATCCGTATTTTGGAAAAAATATATGTATAACCGGAGCTTTATCTAGGCCGCGAGAAGAATATAAAGCTATGCTCGAAAAAGCAGGCGCAAAACTTGTAAGTGCAGTGAGTTCAAAAACTGATTTTTTAGTTTGCAATGAAAGCTCAAGCTCTT
- a CDS encoding EI24 domain-containing protein, with protein sequence MSHSPIQQIIIGFKAPFHSVRFFKLNKGMLLLGVSPHILNLLLYTWLIRNIVIAKWIHPLFNSLSLKWQDSFIAPIFNPTFIEIVVWIVGFLFYGVFGTAFVNAYASPLYDIIAQKAFEKTSGTLMRKQGLMDFIDSIISEFTKGIIVISIIIISFFVQIFAPLVFFIGIWYLGWSSIDRTLLLMNLPLRKRFIFGIRNWGLCVGLGIWNYIPLIGAIFSFAMAAAGAIVVAESKAGEAYVDDQNDLTL encoded by the coding sequence ATGTCCCATTCACCCATCCAACAAATAATCATAGGATTTAAGGCCCCGTTCCATTCTGTCAGATTTTTTAAACTCAATAAAGGTATGCTTTTATTAGGGGTAAGTCCCCACATACTGAATCTCCTCTTATACACTTGGCTAATTAGAAATATAGTCATAGCAAAATGGATTCACCCTTTGTTCAATTCACTATCATTAAAGTGGCAAGATTCATTTATCGCCCCTATTTTTAATCCCACCTTTATCGAAATTGTAGTTTGGATAGTTGGGTTTTTATTTTATGGGGTGTTTGGCACTGCATTTGTAAATGCCTATGCAAGCCCACTTTACGATATTATTGCACAAAAAGCATTCGAAAAAACATCTGGTACTCTTATGCGCAAACAAGGTTTAATGGATTTTATTGACAGCATCATATCAGAGTTTACAAAAGGCATTATCGTTATAAGCATTATTATAATATCATTTTTTGTCCAGATTTTTGCTCCTCTCGTTTTTTTTATAGGAATTTGGTATTTAGGCTGGAGTAGCATTGATCGAACCCTACTTCTTATGAATTTACCTTTGAGAAAAAGATTTATTTTTGGCATTCGCAATTGGGGACTTTGTGTTGGCCTAGGAATATGGAATTATATACCACTCATTGGAGCAATTTTTTCTTTTGCCATGGCTGCTGCTGGTGCAATTGTAGTTGCTGAAAGCAAAGCGGGAGAAGCTTATGTTGACGATCAAAATGATTTAACTTTATAA
- a CDS encoding DNA translocase FtsK, which yields MAMSSELQNKNQNSSVMQKNTANNQEYFKEYIHVLLLGITFCIFVSIITYNPADPSSFNISSQVTNKLAEITNTFGPIGASIADWCFQVFGLGSIVFSMVFIAQLLNTFRKPKQKSRFILRIFGYPQLIACYLGLLSLILPETHFRGIDIYTGGLLGSSIAHFTTMLVGKSGAIISLSIAGLASLTLSLGIRPIATVSYLLALLPFNSTKNFVGVVSDELPENEKEHVQLTHEEIFRRNREEIKKNLSENSLKNSGQSENQIKNNPPISEIENTSSLNIINSAFSIAKSDYDSLVNLLEYHKSNFPKKNVELENQKLKAEASQIEEKLASFGVKGTVIKSQNGPVINVHEFEPAAGIKVNKVLSLQDDLTLALRAQSVLIGLQPGKSALGIEIPASIRETVSLKEIMESPLFQNPKIPLPVALGKNVDGTPLIADLSAMPHLLVAGSTGSGKSVCINSMLLSLMMSKTPRQLRLLLVDPKMLELSNYDGIGHLLMPVVTEPDKAAGALKWAIEEMERRYRLMKNYQVRNVMAFNNGIEKGEIKDLESNKALDYLPYIVVVVDELSDLMMTAPKDVEDSIQRLAQKARAAGIHLILATQRPSVDVLTGVIKANLPCRLSFQVSSRHDSRTIIENIGAERLLGKGDMLFLPPGISKVIRAQCAFVNDKEINALSNKLQKLYPTFYEANVMQDIERASQDLRQKNDKVSSLSMPSILGDNETIDENTLYDKAVEFARECGNVSTSSIQREFRIGYNRAARLMDRMIREGIVGQSEATGKPRPVLKRF from the coding sequence ATGGCAATGTCCTCTGAGTTACAAAATAAAAATCAGAATTCCTCTGTTATGCAAAAAAATACAGCAAATAATCAGGAATATTTTAAAGAATATATACATGTACTCCTGTTAGGGATTACTTTTTGTATATTCGTCTCAATTATTACATATAATCCAGCAGATCCAAGTTCTTTTAATATAAGTTCACAAGTGACAAATAAACTTGCAGAAATCACAAATACTTTTGGGCCTATAGGTGCATCCATAGCGGACTGGTGTTTCCAGGTATTTGGTTTAGGTTCTATCGTATTTTCAATGGTATTTATTGCTCAACTTTTAAATACATTTCGCAAGCCCAAACAAAAAAGTAGATTTATTTTAAGAATATTTGGCTATCCACAGCTCATTGCCTGTTACTTAGGATTATTATCCTTAATTTTACCAGAAACTCATTTTAGAGGAATTGATATCTACACTGGCGGTTTGCTCGGATCGAGTATTGCTCATTTCACAACTATGTTGGTTGGTAAATCAGGTGCAATAATTTCTTTATCAATAGCAGGCTTAGCGAGTTTGACCTTATCTTTAGGAATAAGACCCATTGCAACAGTTTCATATTTACTGGCATTGTTACCTTTTAACTCAACAAAAAATTTTGTAGGTGTTGTTTCTGATGAATTACCCGAAAATGAAAAGGAACATGTGCAACTCACTCATGAAGAAATATTTAGACGTAATCGTGAAGAGATAAAGAAAAATTTGAGTGAAAATAGTCTTAAAAATTCAGGGCAAAGTGAAAATCAAATAAAAAATAATCCACCAATTTCAGAAATTGAAAATACATCATCTCTAAATATTATAAATTCTGCATTTTCAATTGCAAAATCAGATTATGACTCCTTAGTAAATTTACTTGAGTATCATAAATCTAATTTTCCTAAAAAAAACGTAGAACTTGAAAATCAAAAATTAAAGGCTGAAGCTAGTCAAATTGAAGAAAAATTAGCCTCATTTGGGGTAAAAGGAACAGTGATAAAAAGCCAGAATGGTCCTGTCATTAACGTCCATGAGTTTGAACCTGCAGCTGGAATTAAAGTAAATAAAGTTCTTTCTTTGCAAGATGATCTAACATTGGCTTTGCGTGCACAAAGCGTTTTAATTGGTCTACAACCTGGGAAAAGTGCACTTGGTATCGAAATTCCTGCATCAATTAGAGAAACGGTTTCTCTTAAAGAAATTATGGAATCTCCACTCTTTCAAAATCCTAAAATTCCTTTGCCAGTTGCATTGGGTAAAAATGTGGATGGAACACCACTGATAGCTGATTTATCAGCTATGCCGCATTTATTAGTTGCAGGTTCAACAGGCTCAGGCAAAAGTGTTTGTATTAATTCAATGCTTTTAAGTCTTATGATGAGTAAAACACCTCGCCAATTAAGACTGCTATTAGTCGATCCAAAAATGTTAGAGCTCTCAAATTATGACGGAATTGGTCATTTACTTATGCCAGTTGTCACTGAACCAGATAAAGCGGCTGGTGCTTTAAAATGGGCAATTGAGGAAATGGAGCGGCGTTATCGTTTGATGAAAAATTACCAAGTCCGTAATGTCATGGCATTTAATAATGGGATTGAAAAGGGTGAAATTAAAGATTTAGAGAGCAATAAAGCTCTCGATTATTTACCATACATTGTTGTTGTCGTTGACGAATTAAGCGATCTTATGATGACTGCCCCCAAGGACGTTGAAGATAGTATCCAAAGATTAGCACAAAAAGCACGTGCTGCTGGGATTCATCTTATACTTGCAACACAAAGGCCAAGTGTGGATGTTTTGACTGGTGTTATTAAAGCAAATCTCCCCTGCCGCTTGAGTTTTCAAGTGTCTTCTCGGCATGATAGTAGAACAATAATTGAAAATATTGGTGCAGAACGTTTGCTTGGAAAGGGTGATATGCTCTTTTTACCGCCTGGTATTAGTAAAGTCATACGAGCACAATGTGCATTTGTTAATGATAAAGAGATAAATGCTTTATCCAACAAATTGCAAAAATTATATCCTACATTTTATGAAGCGAATGTTATGCAAGATATTGAAAGAGCATCACAAGATTTAAGACAAAAAAATGACAAAGTAAGCTCATTAAGTATGCCCTCAATCTTGGGAGATAATGAGACGATAGATGAAAATACTCTCTATGATAAAGCTGTTGAGTTTGCTCGTGAATGCGGAAACGTAAGTACGTCAAGTATTCAGAGAGAATTCCGAATAGGTTATAACCGAGCAGCTCGATTGATGGATAGAATGATACGCGAGGGGATTGTTGGACAGTCGGAAGCAACTGGCAAGCCTAGACCCGTATTAAAAAGATTTTAG